The nucleotide sequence GGATCCTCTCTCGCCTTATTTATTTGTCCTTGCCATGGAAGTCTTTGCTCAAATGCTTAATAGGAATTTCGATGAAGGTACCATCGGATACCACCCTCAAGCGTCTGATCCTTCAGTCACTCATCTCGCTTTTGCTGATGATATCATGGTGTTCTTCGACGGACAGTATGGGTCTCTCCAGCAAATCACTCGGACTCTAGACAGTTTCTCTACCTGGTCTGGCCTGACAATGAATCGTGATAAGACTGAGCTATTTGTGGCTGGAATGAGCCAGACGGAAGTTACAGACATGACACGCCTAGGCTTTTCTCTTGGCTCACTTCCTGTTCGCTACCTGGGGCTTCCGCTAATGCATCGCAAGTTGCGCATATGCGACTATAGACCTCTACTGGATCAGCTAAAACGACGCTGCTCGTCATGGTCCTCAAGAGCTCTCTCATATGCAGGACGTAAGCTGTTACTCTCCACTGTCACCTTCGGtactttaaatttttggttCTCCTCTTTCATCCTACCAAAAGGCTGTATCAAAGCTATTGAGTCTATTTGCTCAAGGTTTCTTTGGAATGGAAACATCGCCAACAGAGCAGCTGCAAAGCTATCTTGGAAAACTGTTTGCCTATCTCGCTCTGAGGGTGGCTTAGGACTCCGAGACCTGCATACTTGGAATAAGACCTTGTCATTAAAGCTTGTATGGTTGTTGCACTCTGAATCTGAGTCTCTTTGGGCGAAATGGACCAAGAAGCACCGGCTGAAAGGGGCCAGCCTTTGGAGTATGGATGAGAAGAAACAATGTTCTTGGATCTGGTCTTCTTTATTGAAGCTTAGACCAATGGCTGAACAATTCCTAAGATGTGAAATAGGAGATGGTGCGTTGGCGTTCTTTTGGTTTGACTATTGGCTACCTTTAGGACCACTGATTGATTTCTTTGGAAGTGATGGACCTGCCCACATAGGCGTCCCTCTCTCTGCCAGAGTAAAGGAGTGTTGCACATCTACTGGCTGGTCCCTAAGACCTGCAAGATCTCCTAAAGCAGAGCAACTGCAAACCCTACTCTGTTCTATCACTCTGCCATCGTCAACAGACCGTCATGACGTCTTCAAATGGTATGTGAATGACAAATACCTTGATTCCTTCTCCACGAGTAAAACTTGGGAAGTAGTTAGACCTCGTGGAACTAGAGTGGATTGGGAGTCTGTTGTCTGGTTCAGTGGGCATATACCAAAGCATGCTTTCAACATGTGGGTTGCTAACCATGATCGACTACCAACCCGTTGTCGCCTGGCTGCTTGGGATACAAGCATTGTCAAAACGTGCCTGCTATGCGGACACTATGACGAAAGCAGAGACCACCTTTTCCTAAGATGCTCTTTCAGCGAACAGATATGGAAGGAGATCACCATACGCCTCGGCTACAGGCCGTTCTACTTCCACACCTGGACAGCTCTCATTGCCTGGCTCGATGCTGGAGACACAACGAGTCCTCTTATCCTCCGACGACTTGCTGCTCAGGCCACTATATACAGTATTTGGATCGAGCGCAACAACCGTCTCCACAAAGGTCTCACCTCCACTCCCCCTCGCCTCTGCAAAGACATTGACAGACTTCTCCGGAACGTAATTCTCGCAAGGAAGAACCGCAGCAAGTTCAATGGCCTAATGCAAGTATGGCTTATGCATGCTACCTAGTGTGATGTTGATTTTCTATCTCATCATTTAAGccttttgttgttttttatctttttttggcaTCAATTGGCTTTACCGTTCAAATCGATATATTTAATTAGCCTTTTTGATGTATTATAATCATTGGTCCGTCCAACAGAATATGCAAATATCGATATATTCATCGAGCGTACGTGGTCATCCATCCCCAAATACAAACTGTTATAAGAAATTCATGCAACATAGACATATCAATAGATATACGTGCCACTTATTTAGACGGTCCTATATGTAGATGAACCTTTCGATCTATAACATGTTTTAAAGAGTCTTAATTGCAAACATAATAGTCTCACGGATATGATCGGCTGTTATGAGAAAGATTCCTGATTCTTCCTTGTTATCATCAACCTTCTCGACCTTGATGGTCCATTTCACGCAGCTACGGTTGTTATCACCTTTCTTAGGAGTGATAGTGACGGTTACTTCCATCATCTGGAAAATACTTTCATCATCATCGTACATATCGTCCGCCAAGTTAGGAGCGTTCCTGAAACTCACCGTAAATATCCTTTTCTGCTTTTTCGCGTTCTCCATGCGCACGTCATCTTTTGGTGAGCATAAAAAAGTTagggtttgaaaataaaaatatgaagaaaactAAGCAGAAAAGTTTACCATCATCGCTAAATTCGTTGACGTAACGTTTAAAGCATTCTTCCGCCGGATACCCAGCGTCGAAGGAGTTGTACTTAAAATTATCACCTTTAATATTATTGCCATCGCTTATTAAGATGTACGTGAGTAGAGATTCGACGATCACTGTTTTTCCGATGTAATTGTTAATGTCGTCGAACTCGAAGGTGTACTCCAGGCAGCTTTTTGTAATGTCTTCCTCCCTAGGAGCGACGGTGAATGTTGCAGTGACCATTTTGTAGCTTTTTGAAATTAAGGTCCCAAGTATGGTCACGGTAACGGTTCTGCTCGCAACATCCTCCGACAAAATTTCGAACCTCAAGTCCTCTACAGTCAAAACATATATAGCAATTAATTGATGATCAAGAGAATATGAAATGAAAGCTGGAAGAGTTTATCATTTACCAGCAGCATAAAAGAATGAAACATGACTTTTCTTTCTGATAAAATATTTGATGAATTCGTCTGCTGGAGATTGTATCTCAAGCTTCCCAGATTTGTGCGTTAACATTCTctctttcttaagaaaaaaatattaagtatatgttttgttggtttgattagaacccTCTCTCgattaatatatgtttatatagagAGAGTGTTCTATGCAAATTGCTTCAACTAGTTACTTTTACTCATATAACTTTTTTCACCATATTGAATCTTTTTTCAAATTGCTTCAACAAAGGCTTCGGCAGTTACAATTTACTGACACTCAGTTAAATTCATTTGGCACATGGGAACATAAATAACTATGCAGACCAAATTAACTCTAACCTAGCGAATTAATTTACGCTGTAATTGATCGTGTATATATTTTCTCGTAAAGTGGTCAAAATTGGGCACAAATTTCTGACGATCGTAAATTGGTCAAAATTTAATCACAAATTACTGACCAATTTTTAACCAGTTTTGTTTGTTGTAATTTCCGACCACTTTTTGTCCACTTATTCTAATCGTCATTAAATGGTTATTTTATGGTCGGAAACATATTTGACCAATTTATGTGGTCAGAAAATTGGTTAGAATTCACTATGTTTTGTTGTAGTGCAATAGCTGCTGAATAGATAAGgatataatatttgaaaaatgatttcgaaatatttgatttgaatacataaattatcataaaaggTTATATATTTGGATTCTTAAAATTATTCatacaaattttcaaaaaataatataattattaaatattatggAGTAAGCGCTTGTTACTACAAATCTTGTGGTAACAGACATTCTTTCCTTTTTAAAGCGTTTTAGTTTATAAGTCcggtactttttttttttgaacttatatAAGTCCGGTACTTTTGACGAAAATAACGTGTAATGGGATGTGAGGATGTATCATATGCTTTTGTGAGTCGTCAGTGAAAGTGATGTTCCTGATTAACAAATACTAATAAAACAAGTGAGGGTAAAATATTTCAACAGATAGTTTCTCAAAATAGAAATGGTTCTCATCAATTttccatctttctctcttttatttatttattttattataataatagcAAAAGAATGCATCAGAATCTACCATTTTGTTgtgcgcaaaaaaaaaaactactattttgttgttttataaaGAGTTACATTAATAAATTGTACCTAACATCCACCCACCACTCTCAACGAATGTGGTCATGCatagaaaattataaacaattacACTAAATAATTTTAAGTAATCTTcacacaactttttttttttttttttttgaacaagtaATCTTCACACAACTAACTTTTCATCCTGTTGTgtaatgtttctaaatttaacaaaaaaggctaaccatttaaatttgttttacccatgaaaataaccatttaaaTTAAAGTTACCCATTTAAATTTAAGGGTGTTTGATTTGACTAGTGTGACACCCAGATTTATTATTTACacttccaaaatatataattttgagtttttttccaaaattcaaTTAGACAATGGTGGAGGCCAAACGTAAAAAAACTCTAGTTTGCCTTTAGaatttgcatatatatattttcgaaataaatttttgttttttttgttaaaaggcatgatatatgttatattaCATACAAATATTGTTTCATTATAAAGATTTAAATGGTTATTGTAAGTAAATATTAAAgttataaacataaaaacaataaaaagggatattgaatatataattaaaattaaattgctgtaaaataattagaaataaataCGTAATaagttttgtaattttatatatgaaaattaataacttaataAATAAGAAGTTTTTGTCCTAAATTAGTTTTTAGATCAAACTAAGTTTATTTGTTTTGTCAAAGAAActaagtttttataaattaatttttaattaaaaatatcaaaatcatgACATTATTAGTTTAGAgaagttctaataaaatagatattgaatgtttttttttttgagcaaaagaatgtttttatttatggatCAATAATGCAGTAAACACGTCAAGAGGAAAAGTGCCATGTAACTGTGAAGGCCATGTCGCGTACGAGGTTGATAATAAGTGCTCTTTACCTAAATGCGAAAAAGATTGCAGACGTGGTGGTCCTTTGAGACCGGCATATTCACCGTTCGACAAATAAGTTAACAACTCATGAAAATAACTCAACGGTGCAGATGTGTTACTTGCAAAAAAAGTGTAGACCCGACAAATCGAATGTGCTGCtacaaataatatttcattattATCCTCCATCAGTAACAAATCGTATGTGCCACAAATAATCACACATGATGTTGGAATTTGTTTTTAACGAAATGACTCGAGACTATTTTTAGAGAACACGTTCATTAGAATGAGGTTCTGTTCATAGATTGATGTGACCTACTACTGCGATCGTAATTCGCAGCATGTTGTTCTTCGTACGATTAAGCAGCGCAATAAATAAAACTACAACGAAAGCAACTTTAATGATACTGAATGTAGCCGTCAAAGACAAGAAAACAGAGTTGCCGCTGTCCTGATATGTTTATAAAACAGAACCTATTTATGAATGTTAATCATGATGTAAATGCAGGCATCACGTATCTGTATAACATCAATAAAATaacacaagaaaacaaaaaaaaaaacacaagagcAACGATAACGACAATGTTTCGTCGAACACAACTTCGAATCaagaaactatataatataagtatgACAATTGAGTTTCAagagttttaccaaaaaaaattgagtttcaAGAGATGAGGTTTATAACAATGAataaattataaagaaaaaaatgcaaaactaatTACTTTTGGCGAAGTTGTTGAGCTGTACTGCTTCTTTGAGCTTGCGACCAAGAGCAAAGGCCAAAGGGGGAGGCACTGCGTTCCCAATCTGCCTATGCTTGTGTGCTATGTCCCCTTCGAACTCGTAGCTATCCGGAAACCCCTGCCAAATAACATATGTCATGCCTTTTAAAAGCTACATAACACAATACTTACTCCCTTTCTaaatattttgacatttttaCAGATTTTTAATATGCTAATTTTAGTTTTCAATGTCAAATTTATTAACTTTTGTGTTATGTAGCTTTTGTTGTATCGTAGTTAaagagatttttatttttattttaaagtaaacgtaaaaaatattttattaatttgccAACGCGATCCTAAAAAGTTAACTAATAAAGAGAAAAAGGAGGTTCATATATTACCTGAGATCGGGCGCATTCACGGACAGTGACGATCCTGTCTTGGTCAGGATGGAAGCACTTACCAACCATACCCATGGGACCAGGTTTAGTGACGCAAGTTGGAAAGTTGCCTTCCCAATCTAACCTCCCAAACAGTCCTTTCCACTGCTTTTTTTTACCAGGTTTCGCTGCTAGACACCCTGGAATCAAATCCACCACCAGTCCAGTAGATAACGTCACCTGTAATTAGagtgttaaaaataattgagTTTAGTAAAGTTTGTCTAGGCGGATATGCATAAGAGTCTTATTATAGGACTCTGACCTTTTCATCTGGGAGGTCACGCCAATCAGCACCTGACCTCTTCGGGATTCTTTTACATCGGATGAGGTTGTGTTCGTTCATCGTTTGGCTAAGGTGATCAGTGGGAACATTCTTGTTTCCTCTTATCTCCTTTTGGAACCACGAGACTGGATCAGTTTCATACTGCAACAACACACAAGACATATTTTGATATGTGTCATATCATAAAAACACTTCTTTCTCctgatgtgtgtgtgtgtgttatatCATACCTCTTTGTCTATATTGGATTCTCCATTCTCTACAGGTGGAAGATCGCCGATTGTGTCTCTCACGGTGATTGGACGGAAAGGTGCTCCCTGTTGAGTACTACGAACAGCAGCATAGCGTAAACCTTTGGATAGTGAGATATTCAGCTGTGAAACATTAAAGACATGCATCGGCTCAGGCCATTCGGGAAGAACTTCTTCCGGTGCAGCTGCCCATATAAAAGCTCTTTTGCGAGATTGAGAAACCCCATATGCACCTGCCTCCAACACCCCAAATCTCACCTGACAAAACATCATATTAGCACACACTTTGAGAATTCTATTTCCACATTGCAATGCTTACAGAGAGCATGAGTCTTTTTTACCTGGTAACCCATTTCGAGAAGAGAAGCCAGAGTGAGTTTAAACATCTGCCCTTTACTATATGAGACAAAGTTCCTCACGTTCTCCAGGAGAAAGTACCTTGGCCGGAAATAATCAACAAAAGACAAGAATGCCAATACCATTTGACACTGAATTTTACTCCATGGGCTTTGGCTGAACCGGTTCATACCAGAGAATCCCTGCCAAAATTGCATAGATTAAAGTCTCTTCTTCACTTATGCAAACGAGAAACaatcttaatatataatatatgtatatacctGACATGGAGGGCCTCCGTTGATGAAATCTACTTGACCAGGCAGTGGCAGAGTACGCTTCTGGTTCTCATCAAGTTTAGCAGCGAGTTCATTAGCTTCTGTAGTAGAGATACACTCATCTTGATCTCCACATTTCTCCATTATAGCCCTGCAGATAATCTCAAACAACTAATCACAACACAAGAAACATCCAcattgagagagagagtaaagcgCTGTATCTTGTCGACTAATTAATTACCTAAGAGTCACATTGCAGTTATCAACAATAACTGTTGTTTCGGGATGGTTTTTTCTAAAAGCCTCCCCAGCTGGCCCTTCATACTCGATCGCCCACTTTGTTGCAGATACACCTTGCACATAACAAAAGCATGAACATGAtacaacctttttttttttggttgataaaGTGTTGACAGAAGATAATACGTACCTGCTTGTTCCAGTCCCTGAGACAGGCCACCACAACCAGCAAAAATATCTAGGGTCGCCAGACGCATCTCTTTAGGTAACTCATCAGGCTTGACAATACCAGAACCAGTTTCACTCTCTACTCCCttcccctttttctttcttaaaagtGCGTCGTCCTTAACTGTAGAGTACTTCGGCTTGGTACTGAGGGGCAACTGTTACAAGATAGTTAAGAGAAagtacattttaattttaattttgtattggAACAGCAACAATCATAACAAATGAGTTATATAAACAATATTATATACCTGCTTGACGGAACCTTTAGATGGGTCGTATATTTGTTCACAAAAGAAAATGTTCTCCGATATTGGAAACTCACTACAAGAAGGCatatctttcttcttccttaCTTCACATTTTCCCTTTAGAGCCTCTGGTTGGACAACAAATGTGTCCTCGCTGTAATACACCTAAAACAAATtgcaaaaaaggaagaaaaagaaacagagtTAAAAAGATTGTAAGATAAACTTATGAAGCATATTATATTACAGAACAAACAATTGCTACCTCTCGGATATCTGAAGCATAGGCCTTTCGTTCAGATACATCTTCAGGCCTATAAAACCTTCGGACGTTAACCTCAAAGGAACCCTTTCTAGATTTCTTTGGGACAATGATCTCAACAAGTTGGCACACAACAAAGGCTCTTAAACCGATGTTCCGCCCTGGCTTAAACTTCCCATTAGCCTTCTTCGATCCATCGATACAGTCGGGGTATACGTAGACAAAATCATCAGCGCAGTAGTCAACCCCGTAGGAGGAAAAACCAGTCTTTGAAGCGTTGAGTTTGATCTttttcctctccacttcatcCTCTCTTAATCTGCATGAAGTGCATGACCCAGAAGCACAGCCCATATCACTAAGTGGAAGACTAAAGAAACCTCCTCTCTCAGGCGAATACAAACTCTTGCAGAAGTACTCCGTAGGCAAGTCTTTCGCTTTTCGTTCTTCAGCTCTTGCCCGGTCAAGCTTATCCGCAACGGCGTCCTCTTTTCTAAACTGATGTCCCCATGGCCTCGTTCGAATCTCGAAACAGACTGTTCCTTTTACGTCCTTGAACTGTACAGTCATGCATTTGTTCGTCAAAAAGAGTTCCCTCTCGTTAGCAGCATTCTCCAGAACAGTCTCGGACCCTCTTTGTAAAAGTCTTCCATGTAGCATTTTGCAGTGATCCGAACTTTCAAACATGTACTCCACAAAGTAGATGGCCTGACTTCCGCTGACTTCCGCGATGACAGCACCACCTACAGCCACTCTTTCCCCTTCGAGGAGGGCTTGTCGATAGAGAGGCTCACCAGCAGAAGTTCTTCCTACACTCTCACCATCCCATCTTGTTTCCATTTTTCCACATTTGCCTACAATTTTCTTTG is from Brassica napus cultivar Da-Ae chromosome A4, Da-Ae, whole genome shotgun sequence and encodes:
- the LOC106449808 gene encoding uncharacterized protein LOC106449808, whose translation is MLTHKSGKLEIQSPADEFIKYFIRKKSHVSFFYAAEDLRFEILSEDVASRTVTVTILGTLISKSYKMVTATFTVAPREEDITKSCLEYTFEFDDINNYIGKTVIVESLLTYILISDGNNIKGDNFKYNSFDAGYPAEECFKRYVNEFSDDDDVRMENAKKQKRIFTVSFRNAPNLADDMYDDDESIFQMMEVTVTITPKKGDNNRSCVKWTIKVEKVDDNKEESGIFLITADHIRETIMFAIKTL
- the LOC106446455 gene encoding DNA (cytosine-5)-methyltransferase 1-like, translating into MVRNGTKAAKQKKRPLPESKETDHDDDLSTRKTRPKRAAACTNFKEKSIRISEKSATVAAKHHQTVDDEIVALHLTASSPQSGGGHEPHQTRRLTDFVLHDTEGVSQAVEMVEHVDMFITGVILPSGECSDKERAKGVRCEGFGRVDNWSISGYEDGSPVVWVTTSLADYECVKPATTYKKVYDYFFQKAYASVEVYKKVANSDLMSLDELLVAVARAMSLETKCFSSDYLAIKNFVISQGEFIYNQLAGLDDTAKKDDARFVEIPVLVALRDASSSSILEYDAGQPSNGVLRIDGAAERKAMSSDQHMVDEDEKFARLVQDEEYMKSMQRPRKHTSLASVSKNGYIMTTEDEIANDYPLPAHYKNSQVETDELLLYHDDDYEVDIDDLPRKMLQNWALYDIDSRLISLELLPMKTCADIDVTIFGSGLMADDQGIWIDLDDPATSMPSEEHGGIPIFLSQIKEWMIEYGVSTVSVSIRTDAAWYRLGKPSKQYVPWFEPILKTARVAVGVFALLEEQTRMAKLSFEDVVRRVCEFESNHKAYISSDRAAVDRYVVGHGQIILQMFSEFPNKEIRRCAFITGLANKRAEKHNTRWTIKKKKILLKVNLNPRAGVAPVSKRKAMQATTTRLINRIWGEFYSIYSPEEPLQAVGAEEEAEEDEEEDEEENEDDDAEETEPEAAEVEEAHTLPKKIVGKCGKMETRWDGESVGRTSAGEPLYRQALLEGERVAVGGAVIAEVSGSQAIYFVEYMFESSDHCKMLHGRLLQRGSETVLENAANERELFLTNKCMTVQFKDVKGTVCFEIRTRPWGHQFRKEDAVADKLDRARAEERKAKDLPTEYFCKSLYSPERGGFFSLPLSDMGCASGSCTSCRLREDEVERKKIKLNASKTGFSSYGVDYCADDFVYVYPDCIDGSKKANGKFKPGRNIGLRAFVVCQLVEIIVPKKSRKGSFEVNVRRFYRPEDVSERKAYASDIREVYYSEDTFVVQPEALKGKCEVRKKKDMPSCSEFPISENIFFCEQIYDPSKGSVKQLPLSTKPKYSTVKDDALLRKKKGKGVESETGSGIVKPDELPKEMRLATLDIFAGCGGLSQGLEQAGVSATKWAIEYEGPAGEAFRKNHPETTVIVDNCNVTLRAIMEKCGDQDECISTTEANELAAKLDENQKRTLPLPGQVDFINGGPPCQGFSGMNRFSQSPWSKIQCQMVLAFLSFVDYFRPRYFLLENVRNFVSYSKGQMFKLTLASLLEMGYQVRFGVLEAGAYGVSQSRKRAFIWAAAPEEVLPEWPEPMHVFNVSQLNISLSKGLRYAAVRSTQQGAPFRPITVRDTIGDLPPVENGESNIDKEYETDPVSWFQKEIRGNKNVPTDHLSQTMNEHNLIRCKRIPKRSGADWRDLPDEKVTLSTGLVVDLIPGCLAAKPGKKKQWKGLFGRLDWEGNFPTCVTKPGPMGMVGKCFHPDQDRIVTVRECARSQGFPDSYEFEGDIAHKHRQIGNAVPPPLAFALGRKLKEAVQLNNFAKSN